The following are encoded together in the Phaseolus vulgaris cultivar G19833 chromosome 9, P. vulgaris v2.0, whole genome shotgun sequence genome:
- the LOC137823112 gene encoding cytochrome b5: MASDRKFHTFEEVAKHNQTKDCWLVISGKVYDVTPFMEEHPGGDEVLLSGTGKDATNDFEDVGHSDSARDMMAKYYIGEIDASTVPLKRTYVPPQQSLYNAEKTSDVVIKILQFLVPLLILGLAFVVRQYTRKE; the protein is encoded by the exons ATGGCTTCAGATCGGAAATTTCACACTTTCGAGGAGGTCGCAAAGCACAACCAGACCAAGGATTGTTGGCTCGTCATTTCGGGAAAg GTCTATGATGTCACCCCTTTCATGGAGGAACATCCCGGAGGTGATGAGGTTTTGTTGTCTGGCACCG GGAAAGATGCAACCAATGATTTTGAAGACGTGGGACACAGTGATTCTGCAAGAGACATGATGGCAAAATACTACATCGGTGAGATTGATGCATCAACTGTTCCCCTAAAGCGGACCTACGTTCCACCTCAGCAATCTCTGTACAATGCTGAGAAGACTTCAGATGTTGTGATCAAGATCTTGCAATTCCTGGTCCCTCTCCTGATATTGGGCTTGGCCTTTGTTGTCCGGCAGTACACCAGGAAAGAGTAA